In the genome of Entelurus aequoreus isolate RoL-2023_Sb linkage group LG15, RoL_Eaeq_v1.1, whole genome shotgun sequence, one region contains:
- the pign gene encoding GPI ethanolamine phosphate transferase 1 isoform X1, with amino-acid sequence MKMITFFLVGLTVHVIFFLSIFDIYFTSPLVHGMTPVVTLLTPPASRLVLIVADGLRADSLFTPLPNGSSRAPYLRSIIEEKGTWGVSHTRVPTESRPGHVALIAGFYEDVSAVAKGWKENPVEFDSVFNESRHTWCWGSPDILPMFAKGASGDHVYTHTYPAAEEDFASTDASRLDSWVFTQVKSFFQSAKSNPTLMASLLEDKNVYFLHLLGIDTNGHAHRPMSQEYLNNIGLVDAGVSEMVAIVEDFFSHDGRTSYVFTSDHGMTNWGSHGAGHPSETLTPLLVWGAGVQSPHKVTETQLYNDGYLQDWKLENFRRVDVNQADIAPLMASLIGVPIPVNSVGVLPLLYINNTDQFKADCMYTNAIQILEQFKMKMKQKKETTLSFLFTPYQHLTKSKQLEFIHKARILMQLEKYGEAISLCQSLISHALEGLVYYHTYDRFFLGCSVVLGFVGWISYVILVILKTHASLNMHPDILTQNSSRTLLRLCVCVTVVISVFLLIQRSPITYYVYCLLPVPVWYSVLKESKTLTDLIKAAPALPLWKCLGYFVLVAFGIELLVVSFFHRAVLTVGLAVLSLWPMLSGLFGKAKFRSLNWFLGCLCLAAFPLMPVVGREPNINLVTCAGLLTLFTSACFLWPSHKRTPLHTNDKQQFVIQMLHVAVCAYVPSLTHSSLQQKQGLPPLNQMISWATLASSILVPLMSSTRLFHRLLSIFLSLTATYLLLSTGSEAFFPPVLSWLMFVWINIEQEAMLAEGLSGRQELSTIDFSASIDISKIRQLKLDDIRRSYFFVFFIITAFFGTGNIASINSFDPASVYCFLTVFNPFIMGGLMMWKVIIPFIIVMCTFETIQVTTQLSSRSLFLIVLVISDVMALHFFFLVQDYGSWLDIGTSISHYVIVMSMTIFLMLLSVVTHILTSQRLVLWRNRKMHFP; translated from the exons ATGAAGATGATCACCTTTTTTTTGGTTGGACTGACAGTCCATGTCATCTTCTTCCTGTCCATCTTTGACATTTATTTCACCTCTCCTTTGGTCCACGGCATGACACCCGTGGTCACACTTTTGACTCCACCTGCCTCCAGACTGGTGCTGATCGTGGCAGATGGTTTGAGGGCGGACAGCCTCTTCACTCCGCTACCCAACGGCTCATCCAGAGCTCCTTACTTGAG GAGCATTATCGAGGAAAAGGGCACCTGGGGTGTTTCCCACACGCGTGTGCCCACTGAATCCCGCCCTGGTCATGTCGCTCTCATCGCTGGCTTCTATGAGGATGTTAGTGCCGTTGCTAAAG GTTGGAAGGAGAATCCTGTGGAGTTTGACTCTGTGTTTAACGAGAGCCGCCACACTTGGTGCTGGGGCAGCCCTGATATTCTGCCCATGTTTGCAAAAG GTGCGAGTGGAGACCATGTGTACACGCACACATATCCAGCAGCCGAGGAAGACTTTGCCTCCACAGATGCATCCAGGCTGGACAGCTGGGTGTTCACGCAagtcaaa TCATTTTTTCAATCAGCGAAGTCAAACCCCACTTTGATGGCCAGTCTGCTGGAGGATAAGAATGTCTACTTTCTGCATTTACTGGGCATTGACACAAATGGACATGCTCACAGACCAATGTCACA GGAGTATCTAAACAATATTGGCCTTGTAGACGCTGGTGTGTCAGAAATGGTGGCGATAGTCGAAGACTTCTTCAGCCATGATGGCAGAACCTCCTATGTGTTTACCTCAGATCACGGCATGACCAATTGGG GTTCTCATGGTGCAGGACACCCCTCAGAGACGCTCACCCCATTACTGGTTTGGGGGGCAGGAGTGCAGAGTCCCCACAAAGTGACTGAAACTCAGCTTTATAATGATGGCTACTTGCAAg ACTGGAAACTGGAGAACTTTAGAAGGGTTGATGTCAATCAG GCTGACATTGCTCCTCTCATGGCTTCGCTCATCGGGGTACCCATTCCCGTCAACTCTGTT GGTGTGTTGCCGCTCCTCTACATAAACAACACAGACCAGTTTAAAGCGGACTGCATGTATACTAATGCAATTCAAATACTGGAACAGTTCAAG atgaaaatgaagcagaaaaaagagacaacgTTGTCGTTCCTCTTTACGCCTTACCA ACATCTGACTAAGTCAAAACAATTAGAATTCATCCACAAAGCAAGAATACTGATGCAGCTGGAAAAGTATGGAGAAGCT ATCTCCCTCTGTCAATCTCTGATATCCCACGCCCTTGAAGGCCTCGTTTACTACCATACCTACGACAGGTTTTTTTTAGGTTGCAGCGTGGTGCTGGGATTTGTAGGCTGGATCTCATATGTCATCCTCGTCATCCTAAAGACTCACGCCAGCCTCAACATGCACCCTGATATCCTCACGCAG AATTCCAGTCGTACCTTGctgaggctgtgtgtgtgtgtcactgtggTAATCAGTGTATTCCTGCTCATCCAGAGGAGTCCGATCACATATTATGTTTACTGTTTGCTGCCTGTGCCTGTGTGGTACTCTGTTCTTAAAGA GTCTAAAACACTGACAGACTTGATTAAGGCCGCTCCTGCACTGCCACTCTGGAAATGTCTCGGCTactttgtgttggttgcattcgGCATTGAGCTACTG GTGGTGAGTTTCTTCCATCGCGCCGTGCTGACAGTGGGCTTGGCTGTGCTCTCGCTGTGGCCGATGCTGTCAGGGCTTTTTGGGAAGGCCAAG TTCCGATCATTGAACTGGTTTCTGGGCTGCCTGTGTTTGGCTGCATTCCCGCTGATGCCTGTTGTGGGAAGAGAGCCAAACATCAATCTGGT AACATGTGCAGGTCTCCTCACTCTTTTTACATCAGCTTGTTTCCTCTGGCCGTCCCACAAGAGGACACCACTGCACACTAATGATAAACAGCAGTTTGTCATCCAG ATGTTGCATGTGGCCGTGTGTGCGTACGTACCCTCCCTCACACACTCCAGCCTGCAGCAAAAACAGGGTCTGCCTCCTCTCAATCAGATGATCAGCTGGGCCACATTGG CATCTTCCATACTTGTTCCACTGATGAGCTCCACTCGCCTCTTTCACCGGCTTCTCAGCATATTCCTCTCTCTCACAGCCACCTACTTGCTGCTTAGCACGGG GTCAGAGGCTTTTTTCCCGCCAGTATTATCCTGGTTGATGTTTGTGTGGATCAACATTGAACAGGAAGCAATGCTCGCTGAAGGCTTATCTGGAAGGCAagag CTTTCCACTATTGATTTCTCTGCCAGCATTGACATCTCCAAAATCCGCCAGCTCAAGTTGGATGACATCCGGCGATCCTATTTCTTT GTTTTTTTCATAATAACAGCTTTTTTTGGCACTGGAAACATAGCATCTATTAACAG CTTTGACCCAGCGTCTGTTTATTGTTTCCTGACGGTCTTCAACCCTTTCATCATGGGAGGGTTGATGATGTGGAAG GTAATTATTCCATTCATAATCGTGATGTGTACATTTGAGACCATCCAAGTTACAACGCAGCTGTCATCGAGAAG CTTATTTCTCATAGTCCTTGTTATATCTGACGTGATGGCTTTG CACTTTTTCTTCCTGGTGCAGGACTATGGTAGCTGGTTGGACATTGGCACAAG CATTAGCCACTATGTGATCGTGATGTCAATGACCATCTTCCTGATGCTGCTCAGTGTGGTTACGCACATCCTCACCTCGCAAAGACTGGTTCTGTGGCGGAACCGCAAGATGCACTTCCCCTAA
- the pign gene encoding GPI ethanolamine phosphate transferase 1 isoform X2, which translates to MKMITFFLVGLTVHVIFFLSIFDIYFTSPLVHGMTPVVTLLTPPASRLVLIVADGLRADSLFTPLPNGSSRAPYLRSIIEEKGTWGVSHTRVPTESRPGHVALIAGFYEDVSAVAKGWKENPVEFDSVFNESRHTWCWGSPDILPMFAKGASGDHVYTHTYPAAEEDFASTDASRLDSWVFTQVKSFFQSAKSNPTLMASLLEDKNVYFLHLLGIDTNGHAHRPMSQEYLNNIGLVDAGVSEMVAIVEDFFSHDGRTSYVFTSDHGMTNWGSHGAGHPSETLTPLLVWGAGVQSPHKVTETQLYNDGYLQDWKLENFRRVDVNQGVLPLLYINNTDQFKADCMYTNAIQILEQFKMKMKQKKETTLSFLFTPYQHLTKSKQLEFIHKARILMQLEKYGEAISLCQSLISHALEGLVYYHTYDRFFLGCSVVLGFVGWISYVILVILKTHASLNMHPDILTQNSSRTLLRLCVCVTVVISVFLLIQRSPITYYVYCLLPVPVWYSVLKESKTLTDLIKAAPALPLWKCLGYFVLVAFGIELLVVSFFHRAVLTVGLAVLSLWPMLSGLFGKAKFRSLNWFLGCLCLAAFPLMPVVGREPNINLVTCAGLLTLFTSACFLWPSHKRTPLHTNDKQQFVIQMLHVAVCAYVPSLTHSSLQQKQGLPPLNQMISWATLASSILVPLMSSTRLFHRLLSIFLSLTATYLLLSTGSEAFFPPVLSWLMFVWINIEQEAMLAEGLSGRQELSTIDFSASIDISKIRQLKLDDIRRSYFFVFFIITAFFGTGNIASINSFDPASVYCFLTVFNPFIMGGLMMWKVIIPFIIVMCTFETIQVTTQLSSRSLFLIVLVISDVMALHFFFLVQDYGSWLDIGTSISHYVIVMSMTIFLMLLSVVTHILTSQRLVLWRNRKMHFP; encoded by the exons ATGAAGATGATCACCTTTTTTTTGGTTGGACTGACAGTCCATGTCATCTTCTTCCTGTCCATCTTTGACATTTATTTCACCTCTCCTTTGGTCCACGGCATGACACCCGTGGTCACACTTTTGACTCCACCTGCCTCCAGACTGGTGCTGATCGTGGCAGATGGTTTGAGGGCGGACAGCCTCTTCACTCCGCTACCCAACGGCTCATCCAGAGCTCCTTACTTGAG GAGCATTATCGAGGAAAAGGGCACCTGGGGTGTTTCCCACACGCGTGTGCCCACTGAATCCCGCCCTGGTCATGTCGCTCTCATCGCTGGCTTCTATGAGGATGTTAGTGCCGTTGCTAAAG GTTGGAAGGAGAATCCTGTGGAGTTTGACTCTGTGTTTAACGAGAGCCGCCACACTTGGTGCTGGGGCAGCCCTGATATTCTGCCCATGTTTGCAAAAG GTGCGAGTGGAGACCATGTGTACACGCACACATATCCAGCAGCCGAGGAAGACTTTGCCTCCACAGATGCATCCAGGCTGGACAGCTGGGTGTTCACGCAagtcaaa TCATTTTTTCAATCAGCGAAGTCAAACCCCACTTTGATGGCCAGTCTGCTGGAGGATAAGAATGTCTACTTTCTGCATTTACTGGGCATTGACACAAATGGACATGCTCACAGACCAATGTCACA GGAGTATCTAAACAATATTGGCCTTGTAGACGCTGGTGTGTCAGAAATGGTGGCGATAGTCGAAGACTTCTTCAGCCATGATGGCAGAACCTCCTATGTGTTTACCTCAGATCACGGCATGACCAATTGGG GTTCTCATGGTGCAGGACACCCCTCAGAGACGCTCACCCCATTACTGGTTTGGGGGGCAGGAGTGCAGAGTCCCCACAAAGTGACTGAAACTCAGCTTTATAATGATGGCTACTTGCAAg ACTGGAAACTGGAGAACTTTAGAAGGGTTGATGTCAATCAG GGTGTGTTGCCGCTCCTCTACATAAACAACACAGACCAGTTTAAAGCGGACTGCATGTATACTAATGCAATTCAAATACTGGAACAGTTCAAG atgaaaatgaagcagaaaaaagagacaacgTTGTCGTTCCTCTTTACGCCTTACCA ACATCTGACTAAGTCAAAACAATTAGAATTCATCCACAAAGCAAGAATACTGATGCAGCTGGAAAAGTATGGAGAAGCT ATCTCCCTCTGTCAATCTCTGATATCCCACGCCCTTGAAGGCCTCGTTTACTACCATACCTACGACAGGTTTTTTTTAGGTTGCAGCGTGGTGCTGGGATTTGTAGGCTGGATCTCATATGTCATCCTCGTCATCCTAAAGACTCACGCCAGCCTCAACATGCACCCTGATATCCTCACGCAG AATTCCAGTCGTACCTTGctgaggctgtgtgtgtgtgtcactgtggTAATCAGTGTATTCCTGCTCATCCAGAGGAGTCCGATCACATATTATGTTTACTGTTTGCTGCCTGTGCCTGTGTGGTACTCTGTTCTTAAAGA GTCTAAAACACTGACAGACTTGATTAAGGCCGCTCCTGCACTGCCACTCTGGAAATGTCTCGGCTactttgtgttggttgcattcgGCATTGAGCTACTG GTGGTGAGTTTCTTCCATCGCGCCGTGCTGACAGTGGGCTTGGCTGTGCTCTCGCTGTGGCCGATGCTGTCAGGGCTTTTTGGGAAGGCCAAG TTCCGATCATTGAACTGGTTTCTGGGCTGCCTGTGTTTGGCTGCATTCCCGCTGATGCCTGTTGTGGGAAGAGAGCCAAACATCAATCTGGT AACATGTGCAGGTCTCCTCACTCTTTTTACATCAGCTTGTTTCCTCTGGCCGTCCCACAAGAGGACACCACTGCACACTAATGATAAACAGCAGTTTGTCATCCAG ATGTTGCATGTGGCCGTGTGTGCGTACGTACCCTCCCTCACACACTCCAGCCTGCAGCAAAAACAGGGTCTGCCTCCTCTCAATCAGATGATCAGCTGGGCCACATTGG CATCTTCCATACTTGTTCCACTGATGAGCTCCACTCGCCTCTTTCACCGGCTTCTCAGCATATTCCTCTCTCTCACAGCCACCTACTTGCTGCTTAGCACGGG GTCAGAGGCTTTTTTCCCGCCAGTATTATCCTGGTTGATGTTTGTGTGGATCAACATTGAACAGGAAGCAATGCTCGCTGAAGGCTTATCTGGAAGGCAagag CTTTCCACTATTGATTTCTCTGCCAGCATTGACATCTCCAAAATCCGCCAGCTCAAGTTGGATGACATCCGGCGATCCTATTTCTTT GTTTTTTTCATAATAACAGCTTTTTTTGGCACTGGAAACATAGCATCTATTAACAG CTTTGACCCAGCGTCTGTTTATTGTTTCCTGACGGTCTTCAACCCTTTCATCATGGGAGGGTTGATGATGTGGAAG GTAATTATTCCATTCATAATCGTGATGTGTACATTTGAGACCATCCAAGTTACAACGCAGCTGTCATCGAGAAG CTTATTTCTCATAGTCCTTGTTATATCTGACGTGATGGCTTTG CACTTTTTCTTCCTGGTGCAGGACTATGGTAGCTGGTTGGACATTGGCACAAG CATTAGCCACTATGTGATCGTGATGTCAATGACCATCTTCCTGATGCTGCTCAGTGTGGTTACGCACATCCTCACCTCGCAAAGACTGGTTCTGTGGCGGAACCGCAAGATGCACTTCCCCTAA